One genomic segment of Scomber japonicus isolate fScoJap1 chromosome 23, fScoJap1.pri, whole genome shotgun sequence includes these proteins:
- the LOC128385124 gene encoding NLR family CARD domain-containing protein 3-like, whose amino-acid sequence MVQKHQDHGALQLTKTVLEKIGRNDLVQRLQNFQPEPKGPTDASPGSAVLPSHDTEPAPLPTKQRGSRRPKVLGRYDFTLTRKFQKAADGTDEAGKKTLLKKIYTEVYITEGKSREDNIQHEEKQLETVSTLHDTPIKCNDIFNVLPGQEEHIIKVVLMSGVAGVGKSFSVQKFILDWAEGAENQDISLLIPLLFKELNLVKNEPHSLLTLIRRFYPTLKNVTEEMLDSDDFNVVFIFDGLDESRLSLDFENNDVVSDVTQTSSVSVLLTNLITGNLLPMARIWITSRPAAANQIIDQNCVDRITEVRGFTDDQKEEYFKKRFSDEEQSSKIISHIKTSRSLHIMCNIPVFCWIIATVLKLMLTPDQRGELPKTLTDLYSHFMLVQTKRKKKYDEGPETKTQKLTEADSEFLLKLGRLAFEHLEKGNIMFYHEDLEQCGLDVTEAAVSSGFFTEIFKEEGVIFEEKVYSFVHLSVQEFLAAVYMYHCYTSRNTEVLKDFLGKYYSYSTLDDFLKRVMEKSLQNENGHLDLFVRFLHGLSLESNQSLLGGLLGWTENSPETIQRVITNLKKMNWKDISPDRSINIFHCLMEMNDGSIHQEIQEFLKSEDREKRLSEIQCSALAYMLQMSEEVLDELDLEKYNTSEEGRRRLIPAVRNCRKAVLESCGLSETLCEVLASALKSNPHLVDLNLSRNDLSDSALNRLSAGLESPNCGLKTLRLERCRLSENSCVSLASALKSNPSSHLTELDLRRNNLNDSDVKLLFDLKESPDCRLETLSW is encoded by the exons ATGGTACAGAAACATCAGGATCATGGAGCTCTGCAGCTAACCAAGACGGTTTTAGAAAAGATCGGCAGGAATGATCTGGTGCAGCGTTTACAAAACTTTCAGCCTGAACCAAAAG GACCAACAGATGCATCTCCAGGCTCAGCAGTCCTGCCCTCCCATGATACTGAACCAGCCCCACTTCCAACTAAACAAAGAG GTAGTAGACGGCCGAAGGTTTTAGGTAGATATGATTTCACTCTGACGAGGAAATTTCAAAAGGCCGCTGacggaactgatgaagcaggaaaaaaaaccctcctcaaAAAGATTTACACTGaggtctacatcacagagggaaagAGTAGAGAGGATAATATCCAACATGAAGAGAAGCAGCTTGAAACAGTTTCCACCCTCCATGACACTCCGATCAAGTGTAACGACATCTTTAACGTCCTACCTGGCCAAGAGGAACACATCATCAAAGTTGTTCTGATGAGCGGCGTCGCTGGTGTTGGAAAATCCTTCTCAGTGCAGAAGTTCATTCTGGACTGGGCAGAGGGCGCCgaaaaccaagatatcagtctgctgattccaCTTTTGTTCAAAGAGCTGAACTTGGTCAAAAATGAGCCGCACAGTCTGCTCACACTGATCCGTcgtttctatccaacattaaaGAACGTCACAGAAGAGATGCTCGACTCTGATGACTTTAacgttgtgttcatctttgacggcctggatgaaagcagactgtCACTGGATTTTGAGAACAATGAtgtcgtgtctgatgtcacacagacgtcatcagtcagcgtgctgctgacaaacctcatcacaGGGAATCTGCTTCCCATGGCTCGCATCTGGATCACTTccagacctgcagcagccaatcagatcatAGATCAGAACTGTGTTGACAGGATAAcggaagtacgaggcttcactgatgaccagaaggaggagtacttcaagaagagattcagtgatgaagaacAGTCCAGCAAAATCATCTcgcacatcaagacatccaggagcctccacatcatgtgcaacatcccagtcttctgctggatcattGCAACAGTTTTGAAGCTCATGTTGACTCccgaccagagaggagagctgcccaagaccctgactgacctgtactcacacttcatgctggttcagacaaagaggaagaagaagtatgatgagggacctGAGACCAAAACACAGAAGCTGACAGAGGCTGACAGTGAatttcttctgaagctggggaggctggcgtttgaacatctggagaaaggaaacatcatgttctaccacgaagacctggagcagtgtggtcttgatgtcacagaggccgcAGTGTCGTCAGGATTCTTTACAGAGATCTTCAAGGAAGAGGGCGTGATATTCGAGGAAaaagtctacagctttgttcatctgagtgttcaggagtttctggccgcagtctacatgtaccactgttacaccagcaggaacacagaggTACTGAAAGACTTCCTGGGAAAATACTACAGCTACTCaactctggatgacttcctgaagagagtcatggagaaatctctccaaaatgaaaatggccacctggatctgtttgtccgcttccttcatggcctctctctggagtccaaccagagtctcttaggaggcctaTTGGGGTGGACAgagaacagtccagaaaccatccagagagtcatcaccAACCTGAAGAAGATGAACTGGAaggatatctctcctgacagaagcatcaacatcttccactgtctgatggagatgaacgacggCTCaatacatcaggagatccaagagttcctgaagtcagaggacagagagaagagactctctgagatccagtgctcagctctggcctacatgttgcagatgtcagaggaggttctggatgagttggacctggagaagtacaacacatcagaggagggacgacggagattgatcccagctgtgaggaactgcagaaaggctgt actagagagctgtggactctcagagactctctgtgaagttttggcctcagctctgaagtccaaccctcatctggtGGATCTGAACCTGAGTCGAAACGACCTGTCTGATTCAGCATTGAatcgtctgtctgctggactggagagtccaaactgtggactgaagactctgag